The following proteins are encoded in a genomic region of Pungitius pungitius chromosome 19, fPunPun2.1, whole genome shotgun sequence:
- the LOC119198973 gene encoding zinc finger protein with KRAB and SCAN domains 2-like produces the protein MPPRSVLPWSTQEVQTFLGIIGEERVQRELDGMVRNEKVFQHVSERLAVEGYQRTSEQCRIKCKKLRSDYRKVKDHNSRSGVYRKDWKWLAMMDAIYGHRPASLGREGGIDTATSLLESTTEPPVEHPGCREEMEPEVLREISTLESISSPARTSTPTPPESAPSTSSEPRRFTIGKRKRGQQDVVAALAEMQAADEKQQEWLEKMEDRRDRRFEIMMEDAREARRHEADITRQHMEQLVNFNQAFLGTLTQLVQKFSPPNSVP, from the exons ATGCCGCCGCGCAGCGTTTTACCTTGGTCAACCCAGGAGGTGCAGACTTTCTTGGGTATCATCGGAGAAGAAAGGGTGCAAAGAGAACTCGATGGCATGGTGAGAAACGAAAAGGTTTTTCAGCATGTTTCTGAGAGGCTGGCTGTCGAGGGATACCAGCGGACATCCGAGCAGTGCCGCATTAAATGCAAGAAACTGCGGAGCGACTACCGTAAGGTGAAAGACCACAACAGCCGGAGTGGTGTTTACCGAAAAGATTGGAAGTGGCTTGCTATGATGGACGCTATCTATGGACACAGACCGGCGAGTTTGGGACGAGAAGGAGGCATCGATACGGCCACCTCGTTGCTGGAGTCGACAACGGAGCCTCCCG TTGAGCATCCTGGCTGTCGGGAGGAAATGGAACCAGAGGTACTTCGTGAAATTTCCACCCTTGAAAGCATAAGTTCGCCTGCCAGGACTTCAACACCGACACCACCAGAATCTGCTCCATCTACTTCGAGTGAACCTCGGCGTTTTACAATTG GCAAGAGGAAAAGGGGGCAACAGGATGTTGTTGCGGCCCTGGCTGAGATGCAGGCAGCTGATGAGAAGCAGCAGGAGTGgttggagaagatggaggaccgCCGTGACCGGCGCTTCGAAATTATGATGGAGGATGCCCGTGAAGCAAGGCGGCATGAGGCTGATATAACGCGCCAACATATGGAGCAGTTGGTTAACTTTAATCAGGCCTTCCTCGGCACGCTCACCCAGCTGGTGCAGAAGTTTAGTCCCCCCAACTCTGTGCCATGA